The following are from one region of the Halarcobacter sp. genome:
- a CDS encoding ATP-binding cassette domain-containing protein, producing MIELVNISKSYPTNDLYRDLNLRLNAKDKVGLVGRNGTGKSTLFKLILGEEHQDSGEIKLPKAYKIGALKQYFDFTEKTLINETALALSEEDKYEIYKAEKILFGLGFTMEDLEKDPKSFSGGYQIRINLAKLLLTEPNMLLLDEPTNYLDILSIRWLKDFLKNFQGEVILITHDRDFMDSVCTHTLGIVRKSAFMIQGGTRKFYEQILANEEHHEKQKIAQEKKIKDLEEFIAKNKARAATATLAQSKVKILEKMDILEDLDYDANLKFDFNYKDSAAKFLIEVKDLSFGYTPDKILFKDITFALSRGETIGIIGKNGKGKSTLLNTIAGELEALSGSVDFHSSCVFGHFGQTNISHLNQDNTIMDEIYSVNHKLPEALIRSICGLMMFSGDNAKKKISLLSGGEKSRVMLGKIIAQDVNLLFLDEPTNHLDIDSIDALTSAIKAFPGSCMIVTHSEELLRAVCDRLIVFTNDGADYFNGTYDEFLEKIGWEDDATEEKKVVKPKRNKKEIKKLRAEIVTQKSQATKPIRTRIEEIEALSGAEKSKCEQELRELQKQLDKLNDEFQKKLDEI from the coding sequence ATGATTGAATTAGTTAACATATCAAAAAGTTATCCAACAAATGATTTATATAGAGATTTAAATCTTAGACTAAATGCCAAAGACAAAGTTGGTCTTGTAGGTAGAAACGGTACAGGGAAATCAACACTTTTCAAACTTATACTTGGTGAAGAACATCAAGACAGTGGAGAGATAAAACTTCCAAAAGCATATAAAATAGGTGCTTTAAAACAGTATTTTGATTTTACTGAAAAAACTTTGATAAATGAAACAGCTCTTGCACTAAGTGAAGAGGACAAATACGAAATTTATAAAGCTGAAAAGATACTTTTTGGTTTGGGTTTTACAATGGAAGATTTAGAAAAAGACCCTAAATCTTTTTCTGGTGGATATCAAATCAGAATCAACTTAGCCAAACTACTTTTAACAGAACCAAATATGCTACTTCTAGATGAGCCAACAAACTACTTGGATATCTTGTCTATTAGATGGTTAAAAGACTTCTTAAAGAACTTCCAAGGGGAAGTTATCTTAATCACTCATGACAGAGATTTTATGGATAGTGTTTGTACACACACTTTAGGAATAGTTAGAAAAAGTGCATTTATGATTCAAGGTGGAACAAGAAAGTTCTATGAACAAATCTTAGCAAACGAAGAGCACCATGAAAAACAAAAAATAGCACAAGAGAAAAAAATAAAAGACTTAGAAGAGTTTATCGCTAAAAATAAAGCAAGAGCAGCAACTGCTACACTAGCACAATCAAAAGTAAAAATCTTAGAGAAAATGGATATTTTAGAAGATTTGGATTATGATGCAAATCTAAAGTTTGATTTCAACTACAAAGATTCTGCTGCTAAGTTTTTAATTGAAGTAAAAGATTTATCTTTTGGTTATACTCCTGATAAAATCCTTTTCAAAGATATCACTTTTGCACTATCTAGAGGTGAAACTATTGGAATCATAGGGAAAAATGGTAAAGGTAAATCAACTTTACTAAATACTATTGCGGGAGAACTTGAAGCTTTAAGTGGAAGTGTAGATTTTCACTCATCTTGTGTATTTGGTCACTTTGGTCAAACAAACATCTCACACCTAAATCAAGACAATACAATCATGGATGAGATTTATAGTGTAAATCACAAACTTCCAGAAGCACTTATCAGAAGTATTTGTGGACTTATGATGTTTAGTGGAGATAATGCAAAGAAAAAAATCTCACTTCTATCAGGGGGAGAAAAATCAAGAGTAATGCTAGGTAAAATCATCGCACAAGATGTAAACCTACTTTTCCTAGATGAGCCAACAAACCACCTTGATATAGACTCAATAGACGCCCTAACAAGTGCCATAAAAGCTTTCCCTGGTTCTTGTATGATTGTAACTCACTCAGAAGAGTTATTAAGAGCAGTATGTGATAGATTGATTGTATTTACAAATGATGGAGCTGATTATTTCAATGGAACTTATGATGAGTTTTTAGAAAAAATTGGTTGGGAAGATGATGCAACAGAAGAGAAAAAAGTTGTAAAACCAAAAAGAAACAAAAAAGAGATAAAAAAATTAAGAGCAGAAATAGTAACCCAAAAAAGTCAAGCAACAAAACCTATAAGAACAAGAATAGAAGAGATTGAAGCTTTAAGTGGTGCAGAAAAGTCAAAATGTGAACAAGAACTAAGAGAGTTACAAAAACAACTTGATAAGTTAAATGATGAGTTCCAAAAAAAGCTAGATGAGATTTAG
- a CDS encoding putative phage abortive infection protein, with translation MEEEKKENQKNKKKIQEDIFDFRLYISLAIAVFLISIGSFVGNFGDDKISDSVSTWGAFGDYLGGTLNPIFAFASFIALLYTINLQIKELKASREELELTREELSKSADAQKEQSNSIKIQNFENTFFNMLDLHNKIVDNTNIYKGTSLSHADFTPKMIKSSNGELLKGREAIASLLEIIGNFTKRNNDTRKFNKSYDIAHDTCQNFIGHYFGNIYQILKFISENKFISKEEKHKYASLFRAQFSSDELLLLFYHCTGKIGSKKFKPLIEEFNFLEHLKLNKDDENTQFIIYTEIYDIKAFGKNKNKVEEIKNDEKSKRKKLKEDDDYFGWLDNTVKIAKIFFDDNNYEKAEEILNEYLSHRKREEFTLQDKIKILLYNIKEEKSLTISTQEPQ, from the coding sequence ATGGAAGAAGAGAAAAAAGAAAATCAAAAGAATAAGAAAAAGATACAAGAGGATATTTTTGATTTTAGACTTTATATAAGTCTCGCCATTGCAGTTTTTCTTATAAGTATAGGTTCATTTGTAGGAAACTTTGGAGATGATAAAATTTCTGATAGTGTTAGTACATGGGGAGCATTTGGAGATTATTTAGGAGGAACACTTAACCCTATATTTGCTTTTGCGAGTTTTATTGCTCTACTTTATACTATAAATTTACAAATTAAAGAACTAAAAGCTTCACGAGAAGAGCTTGAACTTACAAGAGAAGAACTTTCAAAGTCAGCTGATGCACAAAAAGAACAAAGTAATTCTATCAAGATTCAAAACTTTGAAAACACATTTTTTAATATGTTAGATTTACATAATAAAATAGTAGATAATACAAATATATATAAAGGAACTAGTTTATCACATGCTGATTTTACTCCAAAAATGATAAAAAGCAGTAATGGAGAATTATTAAAAGGACGTGAAGCAATTGCCTCATTATTAGAGATAATAGGTAATTTCACTAAGAGAAATAATGATACAAGAAAATTTAATAAATCGTATGATATAGCACATGATACATGTCAAAACTTTATAGGACACTATTTTGGAAATATATATCAAATTCTTAAATTTATTTCTGAAAATAAATTTATATCCAAAGAAGAAAAACACAAATATGCTAGTCTATTTAGAGCACAGTTTTCATCAGATGAATTATTACTTTTATTCTACCATTGTACAGGAAAAATAGGTTCTAAAAAATTCAAACCACTTATTGAAGAATTTAACTTTTTAGAACATCTTAAATTAAATAAAGATGATGAAAATACTCAATTTATAATATATACAGAAATTTATGATATCAAAGCATTTGGAAAAAATAAGAATAAAGTGGAGGAAATAAAAAATGATGAAAAATCTAAAAGAAAAAAGTTAAAAGAAGATGATGATTATTTTGGATGGTTAGATAACACAGTTAAAATTGCAAAAATATTTTTTGATGATAACAATTATGAAAAAGCAGAAGAAATCTTAAATGAATATTTATCTCATAGAAAACGGGAAGAGTTTACTCTTCAAGATAAGATAAAAATATTACTTTATAATATAAAAGAAGAAAAGTCTTTGACTATATCAACTCAAGAGCCACAATAA
- a CDS encoding M48 family metallopeptidase codes for MSKLKYLAHYPKEYVESIQKLIDEKRLDKYLLSKYKTCHEYKSDKALYEYTMDLKNQYLKKSLPLSKVIYDGKINVINDALGLHTIISRVQGGKLKSKNEIRIASIFKNVPQEFLQMIVVHELAHIKEKQHDKAFYNLCTFMEPSYHQYEFDLRVYLTYVDRFGKLY; via the coding sequence ATGAGTAAACTAAAATATCTAGCACACTACCCAAAAGAGTATGTAGAAAGTATACAAAAGCTAATAGATGAAAAAAGGCTAGACAAATATCTGCTAAGCAAATACAAAACTTGTCACGAATACAAAAGTGACAAGGCTTTGTATGAATATACAATGGATTTAAAAAACCAATACCTAAAAAAATCTCTACCCCTAAGTAAAGTAATCTATGATGGAAAAATCAATGTAATAAACGATGCCTTAGGACTACACACAATCATCTCAAGAGTTCAAGGTGGAAAACTAAAAAGTAAAAATGAAATAAGAATAGCCTCAATCTTTAAAAATGTACCCCAAGAGTTTTTACAAATGATAGTAGTACATGAGTTAGCCCACATAAAAGAGAAACAACACGACAAAGCCTTTTATAATCTATGCACCTTTATGGAGCCAAGCTATCATCAGTATGAGTTTGATTTGAGGGTTTATCTTACTTATGTTGATAGGTTTGGGAAGTTGTATTAA
- a CDS encoding phage protein GemA/Gp16 family protein, with amino-acid sequence MTPKQREYKQNLITKIQINKSNVFSDENVRKEFMQSRFGAKSLKDMSIDQLKLLLDFCYRKVSDIPMLHQVEDKELITQAQVEKIRTVWMEKARDKSEEALLSFVFRISKYKLQRLEDLLKGKATKVIVALELI; translated from the coding sequence ATGACACCTAAACAAAGAGAATACAAACAAAATCTTATCACTAAAATACAGATAAATAAATCAAATGTATTTAGTGATGAGAATGTGAGAAAAGAGTTTATGCAAAGCAGATTTGGTGCTAAGAGCTTAAAAGATATGAGTATAGACCAGCTAAAACTTTTGTTAGATTTTTGTTATAGAAAAGTTAGTGATATACCTATGCTACATCAGGTAGAAGACAAAGAGCTTATAACTCAAGCACAAGTTGAAAAGATAAGAACAGTTTGGATGGAAAAGGCAAGGGATAAGAGTGAAGAGGCTTTATTAAGTTTTGTATTTAGAATCTCTAAATATAAACTCCAAAGGCTGGAAGATTTGCTAAAAGGTAAGGCCACTAAAGTTATTGTGGCTCTTGAGTTGATATAG